The following are encoded together in the Kribbella voronezhensis genome:
- a CDS encoding LacI family DNA-binding transcriptional regulator — protein sequence MAVTMRDVARHAGVSPKTVSNVLSGYPYIREATRSKVLESVDALGYQLNVLARNLRSGRTGIIGLAVPELSLPYFAELADAVIEAAEQRGLTVMIEQTGARRERELTVLSSERGKLVDGLLFSPLALGPEDVDQLRTSTPVVLLGERIFHGPVDHVVIDNVAGTQAAVEHLIALGRRRIAVIGTHPGEVVGTAAIRYGAYLSTMAAAGIRPIKKLAVPAGLWHRSNGAEAMEQLLSTGSKFDAVLCLNDTLALGALRVLIRHGLSVPDDVAVVGFDDIDEAQYSTPTLTSIDPGRTEIAAAAVELLVARMSGDASAHREIVAPYALNVRESTASVRVHIS from the coding sequence ATGGCTGTCACGATGCGGGATGTTGCCAGGCACGCAGGCGTCTCCCCGAAGACCGTGTCCAATGTGCTGAGCGGCTACCCGTACATCAGGGAGGCCACCCGCTCCAAGGTGCTCGAGTCGGTCGATGCCCTCGGCTACCAGTTGAACGTGCTGGCCCGGAATCTCCGGTCCGGCCGCACCGGGATCATCGGGCTGGCCGTGCCCGAGCTGAGCCTGCCGTACTTCGCGGAGCTCGCGGACGCCGTGATCGAGGCGGCCGAGCAGCGTGGTCTGACGGTGATGATCGAGCAGACCGGCGCCCGCCGCGAACGCGAGTTGACGGTGTTGTCCAGCGAACGGGGAAAGCTGGTCGACGGCCTGCTGTTCAGCCCGCTGGCCCTCGGGCCGGAGGACGTGGACCAGTTGCGGACCAGCACACCAGTGGTGTTGCTCGGTGAGCGCATCTTCCATGGACCGGTCGACCACGTGGTGATCGACAATGTCGCCGGCACCCAGGCAGCGGTCGAGCACCTGATCGCCTTAGGCCGGCGCCGGATCGCCGTCATCGGCACCCACCCCGGCGAGGTGGTCGGTACTGCGGCCATCCGGTACGGCGCGTATCTCTCGACGATGGCCGCTGCGGGGATCCGCCCGATCAAGAAGCTCGCCGTACCCGCGGGTCTTTGGCATCGGTCCAACGGAGCCGAGGCGATGGAGCAGTTGCTGTCCACCGGCTCGAAGTTCGACGCGGTGCTGTGTCTCAACGACACCCTCGCGCTGGGTGCGCTGCGCGTACTCATCAGGCACGGTCTGAGTGTCCCCGACGATGTGGCCGTGGTGGGTTTCGACGACATCGACGAGGCGCAGTACAGCACTCCCACCTTGACGTCGATCGATCCGGGCCGGACCGAGATCGCCGCGGCCGCCGTCGAACTGCTGGTCGCCCGGATGTCCGGCGACGCCTCGGCGCACCGGGAGATCGTCGCGCCGTACGCGCTGAACGTCCGCGAGTCGACCGCGAGTGTTCGCGTTCACATTTCCTGA
- a CDS encoding extracellular solute-binding protein — MPDHPVSPRPGPTRRRVLAGALGLAGALAVPGCGAASGPARVREWNLFGGGDGARLLQIHQEFVAERKDIAFEAHTLAWGPPFYTKLAMSAAGGRAPEVATLHLSRLRGFSPTTLLDPIPLDRLSAAGISASDFLPQTWERCLIEDKLYAVPLDQHPFVLYYNTDICRRAGLLGPDGRIKTIKGVDALIETMKAVKETTGKFAASVETTNPWRLWWTLYGQLEGRFFDESGTRLALDDAKALEALQLMAKLAADGLVPRSSPYAALVAMFTNGDAGLSFNGEWEVTTYETAKMKFGMAPFPQVYDVPACAGDAHTFVMPHQNGRSAASTQATVEYIAWMLKHSVEWAEGGHIPAYQPVATSAEYLALRPQADYRDAANHVLLDPDAWFSGSGAQLQNEAGAAFSGVFSGQSSPRQALDQFKAAVQKLLDTPSPV; from the coding sequence ATGCCCGACCATCCAGTGTCCCCTCGACCGGGCCCGACCAGACGCCGGGTGCTGGCCGGCGCGCTCGGCCTGGCCGGTGCGCTCGCGGTGCCGGGCTGCGGCGCGGCGAGCGGCCCGGCGCGGGTCCGCGAATGGAATCTGTTCGGTGGCGGCGACGGCGCCCGGCTGCTCCAGATCCATCAGGAATTCGTTGCCGAACGCAAGGATATTGCCTTCGAGGCGCACACGCTGGCCTGGGGGCCGCCGTTCTACACCAAGCTCGCGATGTCCGCGGCCGGCGGCCGGGCGCCCGAGGTGGCCACGCTCCATCTCTCCCGGCTACGGGGTTTCAGCCCGACCACCTTGCTCGACCCGATCCCGCTCGACCGGCTGAGCGCGGCGGGTATCAGCGCCTCCGACTTCCTGCCCCAGACCTGGGAACGCTGTCTGATCGAGGACAAGCTGTACGCCGTACCGCTCGACCAGCACCCCTTCGTCCTCTACTACAACACCGACATCTGCCGGCGGGCCGGTTTGCTCGGGCCCGACGGCCGGATCAAGACGATCAAGGGTGTCGATGCGCTGATCGAGACGATGAAGGCGGTCAAGGAGACGACCGGCAAGTTCGCGGCCTCGGTCGAGACGACGAACCCGTGGCGACTGTGGTGGACGCTCTACGGCCAACTGGAGGGCCGGTTCTTCGACGAGTCGGGAACGCGGCTGGCACTCGACGACGCCAAGGCCCTGGAAGCCCTGCAGTTGATGGCGAAACTCGCCGCCGACGGCCTCGTCCCGCGCTCGTCGCCGTACGCGGCCCTGGTCGCGATGTTCACCAACGGTGACGCGGGGCTGAGCTTCAACGGGGAGTGGGAGGTGACGACGTACGAGACCGCGAAGATGAAGTTCGGGATGGCGCCGTTCCCGCAGGTCTACGACGTCCCCGCCTGCGCGGGCGATGCGCACACGTTCGTGATGCCGCACCAGAACGGCCGGAGCGCGGCCAGTACCCAGGCCACCGTCGAGTACATCGCCTGGATGCTGAAACACAGCGTGGAATGGGCCGAGGGCGGGCACATCCCGGCGTACCAGCCGGTCGCCACCAGCGCCGAATACCTCGCCCTGCGGCCCCAGGCGGACTATCGCGACGCGGCGAACCACGTGCTGCTGGATCCGGATGCCTGGTTCAGCGGATCGGGCGCTCAACTGCAGAACGAGGCCGGTGCCGCGTTCTCCGGTGTGTTCTCCGGGCAGTCCAGCCCGCGGCAGGCACTCGATCAGTTCAAAGCCGCCGTCCAGAAGCTTCTCGACACCCCGTCCCCTGTCTAA